The Paenibacillus polymyxa M1 DNA segment GATTTGCAAGTGACCAAAAGTGAGAGTGCTTCTAAAGAGCTTCAAGCAGACAGCGGCATTATTTGTACTCCTACTTGTTTAACATCTATTTTAAACTGCTATACTAGCATTTCACATTGTGGACCTTGTTGATAACTAAAATTTGACCATGAAGGCACGGTTCAAAAACCGTGCCTTTAGTTATAAATTTAATTTCCTTTACTACTCGCTTTAATAGCATAGCGTCTTCAATATAAGGGTTCGTCCTTAGGGTTCTGATATAAAAATAAAAATGGATAGTCCTAAATAGCGGCTGGTTTTAGCTAAGATAACATCAGAGTGTAATCCCAGGGCATCTCTTTGTTCTGAGAAACACTTAATAACGCAGAAGCAATCCCGGCGACGCCTTCAAGCAGGCCTGCTTTTGTCAGCCAGGCCAAAGAGCTGTCTGCCCTTGGCTCGGGGTCCAGATATCCAAGTGGACTATCGGCTTGAAAGCGATCTATCAGCTGACTGGTTAATTGTTGAATAAGCGGGATAAACGCTGGTTCCTTACTGTGACACCACATTCGCCAGGAGATCGTAAGCAACCCGGCAAGACCATGACACAATGCAGAGGAGTCCATTTCCCGCTTAGCTACCTCATAGGAAATGGCACCGATACAGGCCTTCACAGCCATTTTTTGCAGTACTTCATCATGAAGAGCCTTCCCGGCAAGAAATAAGGAACAGGCAACGCCAGGAGTACCGTAACACCAGGCTTCTCTTGCTCGATTTAAATCAAACTGTAAAGAGCCTGTTTCAGCCTCAAAAGGAACAATATGAGGCCAGTAGTAGCCGTATGTATCCTCATTTTTATACTTAAGCAGCCATTCCGTAATCGTTTCAATCGCTTGATATTGGCCTTTTACTTCAATTCCAGAGTTGTAAGCTACTGATAGTAAGGCCAATGGTCCGGGAATGCCGTGTGCCATTCCGCAATTGAAGTTACCCATAGGATAGTTGCGTTTATCTCGATCCAAAAACTGAAACTTTTGCGGAGAGTACCAGCCTGGAACATAGCGGTTGTGGATTTTTATAGGATATGTGAGATCGGTTAGAAATTGAAGAATAGGCTCGACAAGAGGAGTACAACTAGGATCGGTTGAGTTCATCACAATATATCTCCCAATCCCGGTGGCTCCTGAAATCGTATCAAAGGATTGCAGGGGCATCCCTTCGTGCAGAGCTAATTGTGCTGTATTCAATTGCAGCCATTGTTCTGTCAGAGGAATCATCCATTCATGTATTTGCTGTAAAAAATGACTATAGTATTCGCCATGATTGGAGGCTTCTCTCACGGAAGAAGCGATGCCGGTCCAGCCGCTGTAAAGTGAGACATCATTTAGACCACTTTTAGCAAGCGAAGCTTGAATGTGCTTCATATTCAAGTAGATAGCCTGATTCCAATCATACGTGGAGTCTGAAGCACGACATTG contains these protein-coding regions:
- a CDS encoding FDLD family class I lanthipeptide, with amino-acid sequence MIKMKKKQKGDDVMKNQFDLDLQVTKSESASKELQADSGIICTPTCLTSILNCYTSISHCGPC
- a CDS encoding lanthionine synthetase C family protein; translation: MKTGQFVMEVCDQLQAKDFSTTIALRLSNPESVYKAVHAEQNISPETKYHPWGETSLSHGYPGNIFLLSQCRASDSTYDWNQAIYLNMKHIQASLAKSGLNDVSLYSGWTGIASSVREASNHGEYYSHFLQQIHEWMIPLTEQWLQLNTAQLALHEGMPLQSFDTISGATGIGRYIVMNSTDPSCTPLVEPILQFLTDLTYPIKIHNRYVPGWYSPQKFQFLDRDKRNYPMGNFNCGMAHGIPGPLALLSVAYNSGIEVKGQYQAIETITEWLLKYKNEDTYGYYWPHIVPFEAETGSLQFDLNRAREAWCYGTPGVACSLFLAGKALHDEVLQKMAVKACIGAISYEVAKREMDSSALCHGLAGLLTISWRMWCHSKEPAFIPLIQQLTSQLIDRFQADSPLGYLDPEPRADSSLAWLTKAGLLEGVAGIASALLSVSQNKEMPWDYTLMLS